From Methanosarcina lacustris Z-7289, one genomic window encodes:
- a CDS encoding glycosyltransferase family 2 protein: MSLISVIIPLYNKEPHIKRAIDSILAQKIQDFEIVIVDDGSTDKSAEVVKSFTDPRIRLIQQENAGVSAARNRGIKEAKADLIAFLDADDEWTPSFLETVLRLREKYPEAGAYATSYSILKYGNIKSAKYNAVPPAPWEGLLPRYFLSIATGEHPVCSSAVCIPKNIFLKVGIFQIGAWWGEDDDLWGRIALKYPIAFSREIEAIYHKEATNRACNLRSQIEEHPFVKTAKNAINKGEVQKEIQDDLTECISKYQILSAIRNIKSGNRQLAKKNLKKCRTKLFTFEKTFWYSVAFVPYAISVYIINIGIKIKNKMKSCI, encoded by the coding sequence ATGTCGCTTATCTCAGTAATCATCCCGCTTTATAACAAAGAACCCCATATTAAAAGGGCAATAGATTCGATCTTAGCTCAGAAAATCCAGGACTTTGAAATAGTTATAGTGGACGACGGTTCAACAGACAAAAGTGCTGAAGTGGTCAAAAGTTTCACAGATCCCAGGATTCGGTTAATTCAGCAAGAAAATGCAGGAGTATCTGCAGCGAGGAATAGGGGAATTAAAGAGGCTAAAGCCGATTTAATTGCATTTCTGGATGCCGATGATGAATGGACTCCAAGTTTTCTTGAGACTGTATTAAGGTTAAGAGAAAAATATCCCGAGGCGGGAGCTTATGCAACATCATACAGTATTTTAAAATATGGGAATATAAAATCCGCAAAATATAATGCAGTCCCACCCGCTCCATGGGAAGGTCTACTCCCAAGATATTTTTTGTCAATTGCTACAGGAGAACATCCGGTTTGTTCGTCTGCTGTTTGCATCCCAAAAAATATATTTTTAAAAGTAGGAATATTTCAGATTGGTGCATGGTGGGGTGAAGATGATGATTTATGGGGAAGAATCGCCCTAAAATACCCTATTGCATTTAGCCGTGAGATAGAGGCTATATACCACAAAGAAGCTACAAATAGAGCCTGCAATTTACGTTCTCAAATAGAAGAGCATCCTTTTGTAAAGACGGCAAAAAATGCTATTAACAAAGGAGAAGTTCAAAAAGAAATACAAGATGATTTAACTGAATGTATTTCAAAATACCAGATACTTTCTGCAATACGCAATATAAAAAGTGGAAACCGGCAATTGGCAAAAAAAAATTTAAAAAAATGCAGGACAAAGCTATTCACGTTTGAAAAAACATTTTGGTATTCTGTAGCCTTTGTTCCTTATGCAATTTCAGTTTATATAATTAATATAGGAATAAAAATAAAAAATAAAATGAAAAGCTGTATTTAA
- a CDS encoding DUF354 domain-containing protein, which produces MKLLRVLIDIGHPGHVHFFKNAIWNLREKGHEVMVTSRDKEVTIDLLNAYGIPHKILTSIVPENGSVFKEWIVRDYKFLNVAKKFNPDILAGIMNPCVAHASWLLRKKAFIFNDTEHQKFARRITNPFVDKVYTPSCYYEDFGKKQVRYNGYHELAYLHPNHFSPNPAVLEEMGLNETDTIIILRFVSWKAHHDVGQAGIKNKAKLVRELEKHGHVLITSEQPLGPELDKYRIKVSPEKLHDLLYYSTLYIGEGATTASECAVLGTHAVYVNTLRTGYTNEEESKYDLVFNFSDGQNMEEEAFKKALDLLKNPNLKSEGKIKRNKLLTDKIDVTEFMVKAMEAAIF; this is translated from the coding sequence TTGAAGCTTCTGAGAGTTCTCATAGATATTGGACATCCCGGACATGTGCATTTCTTTAAAAACGCTATTTGGAACCTTCGTGAGAAAGGTCATGAAGTGATGGTAACTTCTAGAGACAAAGAGGTAACTATTGACCTTTTAAACGCTTATGGTATTCCTCATAAAATTCTGACATCTATAGTGCCTGAAAATGGCAGTGTATTTAAAGAATGGATAGTTCGAGACTACAAATTTCTCAATGTTGCAAAAAAATTTAATCCGGATATTTTGGCAGGAATTATGAACCCATGTGTAGCACATGCTTCCTGGTTACTTAGAAAAAAAGCTTTTATATTTAATGACACTGAACATCAGAAATTTGCTCGAAGAATAACTAATCCTTTTGTTGATAAAGTTTATACTCCCTCCTGCTATTATGAAGATTTTGGAAAAAAACAGGTTCGTTATAATGGATATCATGAACTTGCATACCTGCACCCAAATCATTTTTCTCCAAATCCTGCAGTTCTTGAAGAAATGGGATTAAATGAAACTGATACAATAATTATTTTAAGATTTGTTTCCTGGAAAGCGCATCATGATGTGGGACAAGCTGGAATTAAAAACAAAGCAAAATTAGTTCGTGAACTGGAAAAACATGGACATGTATTGATAACTTCCGAGCAGCCTTTAGGGCCTGAACTGGACAAATACAGAATAAAGGTTTCACCCGAAAAGCTCCATGACCTTCTTTATTACTCCACTCTGTACATTGGGGAAGGAGCTACAACGGCTTCTGAGTGTGCTGTTTTAGGCACACATGCTGTCTATGTAAACACATTAAGAACCGGTTATACAAATGAGGAAGAATCAAAATACGATCTCGTGTTTAATTTTTCAGATGGGCAAAATATGGAAGAAGAAGCTTTCAAAAAAGCACTGGACTTACTTAAAAATCCAAACTTAAAATCTGAAGGCAAAATAAAGAGAAATAAACTACTTACAGATAAGATTGATGTTACGGAATTTATGGTAAAAGCAATGGAAGCTGCCATTTTTTAA
- a CDS encoding glycosyltransferase family 2 protein: protein MNNELFMGKSAQSIPKNDESINARGATPQNVTLLMGKSVQSIPKNDESINARGATSQNVTVILPVFNEEFSIGSIVLRAKKFADRVIVVDNASSDYTVEVAELAGAEVIRKTRHKGLDFPIKTGIEHATDSDMLLFMDISICHEPKLIPKMLEPIQKDNFDMVIGTCFSKSNRLQENVSFLNNTQKENGPVGFFVSSKKCFEILSSSNIYTSSVQTILSFAENNNLKAKHLDLEEEHTFSLFNRYKIGVVVPAYNEEVLLSKTITGIPAYVSRIFIVDDCSSDRTPEIIKNLKDPRIVSLRHEVNKGVGKSVIDGYKLALEEKMDIVVVMDGDNQMDPHQMPRLLMPIIEGKADYTKGNRLISRKAREGMSSWRLFGNSLLSLLTKIGSGYWDLMDPQNGYAAASRKALETIDLDSIYTYYGYVNDILIKLNAYGMRVNDVVIPARYGTEKSSINYRKYVLKVAPMLFSGFLWRLKTKYTLLSFHPLVFFYIASMALLPLGLIFDFWILAQKLMHNPIAPNYPLLGVFMTLMGVQLLLFAMFFDMQSDISRKLDHNVQL from the coding sequence ATGAATAATGAATTATTTATGGGCAAGAGTGCCCAGTCAATACCAAAAAACGATGAAAGTATAAATGCGAGAGGTGCAACCCCTCAAAATGTAACCCTGCTTATGGGTAAGAGCGTCCAGTCAATACCAAAAAACGATGAAAGTATAAATGCGAGAGGTGCAACCTCTCAAAATGTAACCGTGATCCTCCCCGTCTTCAACGAGGAATTCTCTATCGGCAGCATAGTCCTACGGGCGAAGAAATTCGCTGATAGAGTGATTGTTGTGGACAATGCAAGTTCCGATTATACAGTTGAAGTAGCTGAGCTTGCAGGCGCAGAGGTAATTCGCAAAACCAGGCATAAAGGGTTGGATTTCCCAATAAAAACAGGCATCGAACACGCTACGGATTCTGATATGCTCTTGTTCATGGACATTAGCATTTGCCATGAGCCGAAATTGATTCCTAAAATGCTTGAACCTATTCAAAAAGATAACTTTGATATGGTAATTGGTACCTGTTTTAGCAAATCAAACCGATTACAGGAAAATGTATCTTTTTTAAATAATACACAGAAGGAAAACGGCCCTGTAGGATTCTTTGTTTCATCTAAAAAATGCTTTGAGATATTAAGTTCCTCTAATATTTACACTTCCTCCGTACAAACTATTCTCTCTTTTGCTGAAAATAACAATCTGAAAGCAAAGCACCTTGATCTTGAAGAAGAGCACACATTCAGCCTGTTTAATAGGTATAAAATCGGAGTTGTGGTGCCCGCATACAATGAGGAAGTTTTGCTAAGCAAAACAATTACCGGAATTCCGGCATATGTGAGCCGTATTTTCATAGTAGACGACTGTAGTTCTGACCGGACTCCCGAAATCATCAAAAATCTGAAAGATCCAAGAATTGTTTCCTTGAGGCATGAAGTGAATAAGGGTGTCGGAAAATCCGTTATTGATGGATATAAACTGGCTCTGGAAGAGAAGATGGATATAGTTGTCGTAATGGACGGCGACAATCAAATGGATCCCCACCAGATGCCTCGCCTTTTAATGCCCATCATAGAAGGTAAAGCTGATTATACCAAAGGAAATCGGCTTATAAGCAGGAAAGCTCGGGAAGGTATGAGCTCCTGGAGGTTATTTGGAAATTCTTTGCTTTCACTGCTGACTAAAATTGGAAGTGGCTACTGGGATTTAATGGACCCTCAAAATGGTTACGCTGCTGCATCTCGAAAAGCTCTGGAAACAATAGATCTTGACTCTATATATACATATTACGGTTATGTAAATGATATACTTATCAAACTCAATGCATATGGCATGAGGGTGAATGATGTTGTAATCCCTGCTCGCTATGGAACTGAAAAATCATCTATAAATTATCGCAAATATGTCTTAAAAGTTGCTCCCATGCTCTTCAGTGGTTTCTTATGGAGGCTTAAGACCAAATATACGCTTTTAAGTTTCCATCCACTGGTTTTTTTCTATATTGCCAGCATGGCACTTTTGCCTTTAGGGCTAATTTTTGATTTCTGGATTCTTGCACAAAAGTTGATGCACAATCCCATTGCTCCAAATTATCCCTTGCTAGGCGTGTTCATGACTCTGATGGGTGTACAGCTGTTGCTTTTTGCAATGTTTTTTGATATGCAGTCGGACATTAGCCGGAAATTAGATCATAATGTCCAATTATAA
- a CDS encoding glycosyltransferase, whose product MNFDQFINKNLLVLTPAYPNGTGTYIGNSFVKNQVNELKRYFKEVIVISPVPFSFEQYPKDKLCDNYSYDNVRVYYPRSFYVPIRYFRKILIDNRLQVIESLIKKENISFDIIHAHFTWPSGYIGVKLKYKYNVPVIITLHANSARFYQEVNMNYPPLIYAWKNADALIRVNQKDVPVLKKFNENTLSIPNGFPSKFKPLDQKECRESLGLPQNVNILFTLGWLIERKGFNYLIEAMDIILKERKDVFCFIGGSGKLKDKLQSQINDLKLERYVKLIGFIPDEVLPLWMGACDIFVLPSLSEGNPTVMFEALGSGRPFVGTDVGGVSEILISEDYGLLFEPRNSTDLANKIQVALETEWNHQKIYEYAQQFTWDNVAKNICYVYAKSGTGM is encoded by the coding sequence ATGAATTTTGATCAATTTATCAATAAAAATTTACTGGTATTGACGCCCGCTTATCCTAATGGAACAGGCACCTACATAGGGAATAGTTTTGTAAAAAATCAAGTCAATGAATTAAAAAGATACTTTAAAGAAGTTATTGTCATCTCTCCTGTCCCTTTCAGCTTTGAACAATATCCTAAAGATAAATTGTGTGATAACTATAGTTATGATAATGTTAGGGTTTACTATCCTAGATCCTTTTATGTACCTATTCGCTATTTCAGAAAGATATTGATTGATAACCGTCTTCAGGTTATTGAAAGTTTAATAAAAAAAGAGAATATTTCTTTTGATATTATCCATGCTCATTTCACCTGGCCATCTGGATATATCGGAGTTAAATTAAAATACAAATATAATGTACCTGTAATCATAACGCTTCATGCCAATTCTGCACGCTTCTATCAGGAAGTGAATATGAACTATCCACCTTTAATTTATGCTTGGAAAAATGCTGACGCATTGATTCGAGTTAACCAAAAAGATGTACCAGTATTAAAGAAGTTCAATGAAAACACATTATCGATTCCAAATGGTTTTCCATCTAAATTTAAGCCACTTGATCAAAAAGAATGCAGGGAATCATTGGGTCTTCCTCAAAATGTAAATATTCTTTTTACATTAGGCTGGTTAATTGAAAGAAAAGGATTTAACTACCTTATCGAGGCAATGGATATTATTTTAAAAGAAAGAAAAGATGTTTTTTGTTTCATTGGTGGGTCTGGTAAATTAAAAGATAAATTACAGAGCCAAATAAATGATTTAAAGTTGGAGAGATATGTAAAATTAATTGGATTCATTCCTGATGAAGTATTACCTCTTTGGATGGGTGCTTGCGATATTTTTGTGCTTCCCAGTTTAAGCGAAGGTAATCCGACAGTTATGTTTGAAGCTTTGGGATCTGGAAGACCTTTTGTTGGAACAGATGTCGGAGGTGTTTCTGAAATTCTAATTTCTGAAGATTATGGCTTGCTGTTCGAGCCACGAAATTCAACAGATTTAGCGAATAAAATCCAGGTTGCACTTGAAACAGAATGGAATCATCAAAAAATTTATGAATACGCTCAACAGTTCACATGGGACAACGTCGCTAAAAATATTTGTTATGTTTATGCTAAATCTGGAACAGGAATGTAA
- a CDS encoding polysaccharide pyruvyl transferase family protein, with the protein MSENPTFILAGNGPYDNRGCEAIVRGTVKILRHYYKDPSFLCVSFFQNQEQFEKQRREEFDPAIVHKKANKRQSKFDPNWLLRLPFRRLYPELYKNWIYKEMIPYIENSNSVLSVGGDNYSLDYGIPRSFTYLDDVVLERKKPLIIWGASVGPFGKIPEYEKYMKKHLQNVTGIFAREPATIEYLDKIGIKDNVYKVADPAFLMDATEPQSNKKIEIEEDSIGINLSTLMARYVSNGNVESWINKASTILEEIAKRSDNKIYLIPHVTLPDSNDYLFLKEVKERIKTSEEKMILLPPTYNASETKWIISKMKLFAGARTHSTIAALSTCIPTLSFAYSIKAKGINRDIFGHEDYCLNPEKLNPEIVAKKIESMLEKENEIRAELKAAIPKIENEALLAGKTLMKITG; encoded by the coding sequence ATGAGTGAAAACCCAACTTTTATCCTGGCAGGAAACGGCCCATATGACAACCGAGGTTGTGAAGCTATTGTAAGGGGAACTGTAAAGATACTTAGACATTATTATAAGGATCCCTCATTTTTGTGTGTGAGCTTTTTCCAAAATCAAGAGCAATTCGAAAAACAACGTAGAGAAGAATTTGACCCGGCAATTGTGCATAAGAAAGCCAATAAACGCCAGAGTAAGTTTGATCCAAATTGGCTTCTTAGGTTACCATTCAGAAGACTTTATCCAGAATTGTATAAAAACTGGATATATAAAGAAATGATTCCATACATAGAAAATTCAAACTCAGTATTATCTGTTGGTGGAGATAATTACTCTTTAGATTATGGTATTCCCAGATCATTTACATATTTAGACGATGTTGTTTTGGAACGCAAAAAACCATTAATTATCTGGGGTGCATCTGTAGGACCTTTTGGTAAAATACCTGAATATGAAAAATATATGAAAAAACACCTTCAGAATGTAACAGGAATTTTTGCAAGAGAGCCAGCAACGATAGAATATCTAGATAAAATTGGAATAAAAGATAATGTGTATAAAGTTGCAGATCCAGCATTTTTAATGGATGCAACAGAACCTCAATCCAACAAAAAGATAGAAATTGAAGAGGATTCCATTGGGATAAATCTAAGCACCTTGATGGCAAGATATGTCAGTAATGGAAATGTGGAGTCATGGATTAACAAAGCATCCACGATTTTAGAAGAAATTGCAAAAAGAAGTGACAATAAAATATATTTAATACCACATGTAACTTTGCCAGATTCAAATGATTATTTGTTTTTAAAAGAAGTCAAGGAAAGGATAAAAACTTCAGAAGAGAAAATGATTTTACTTCCGCCAACATATAATGCTTCAGAAACAAAGTGGATAATTAGCAAGATGAAACTTTTTGCGGGGGCAAGGACTCACTCAACAATTGCTGCCCTTTCTACTTGTATTCCAACATTAAGTTTTGCCTACAGTATTAAAGCAAAAGGAATTAATAGGGATATATTCGGGCATGAAGATTATTGTTTGAATCCTGAAAAACTAAATCCGGAAATCGTGGCTAAAAAAATCGAATCAATGTTGGAAAAGGAGAACGAAATTAGAGCCGAATTGAAGGCAGCTATCCCAAAAATTGAAAATGAAGCTCTTTTAGCTGGTAAAACTCTTATGAAAATCACAGGGTAA
- a CDS encoding lipopolysaccharide biosynthesis protein has product MLNLTENQETFSKQVPKNLLANVLYFIINVVIGLFLVPFFIDSLGVASYALVPLATSITSYVNLVVQSLNTSVSRYLTIDLQKKEFEKANLTFNTALFGTLGIILLMLPFVILISYYAPSFFEIPTNQENAARILFLGVISSFLLRAWGSNFGVSLFAYNRLDLQNLINAVNILVQVGLIVLLFRFYSPSLVYIGLAYLIGAAVAFILTIVFSRKINPHLKVNIKDFRRSKVNEITEMGGWVIINQIGSLLFLQIDLIVVNKLFGAVAGGEYSVVLTWSMMLRTVAGMLVGVLTPVILTYYAKGKIDELINISKSTVKFTGLAMALPIGYICGFAPQLLTLWVGPEFAKLSLLMILMLSHLVINLPVMLLFAINVAYNKVRIPGIVTFVMGIGNILLAVIIPYLTGWNYYGVALAGAIMLTLKNAFFTTWYATKVLGISKTTFMNSMIPGVVAMIITGVVTSLIANYFQMSSIISLLICGIILTAVYMSVVWKFGLKQFEKQIAGSLIPVKIRSRLSHEAKCDR; this is encoded by the coding sequence GTGCTTAATTTAACTGAAAACCAGGAAACTTTTAGCAAGCAGGTACCTAAGAACCTGTTAGCTAATGTTCTGTACTTTATAATAAATGTTGTAATCGGCCTGTTCCTGGTACCATTTTTTATTGATTCTCTTGGTGTAGCAAGTTATGCACTTGTTCCTTTAGCTACGTCCATAACTAGTTATGTGAACCTGGTCGTACAGTCGCTTAATACATCTGTGTCCAGATACCTGACTATAGATTTACAAAAAAAGGAGTTTGAAAAAGCTAATTTAACATTCAATACTGCTCTTTTTGGGACTCTTGGAATTATATTACTAATGCTTCCCTTTGTAATCTTAATTTCATATTATGCACCTTCATTCTTTGAAATCCCCACCAACCAGGAAAATGCTGCAAGAATACTTTTTCTTGGAGTGATAAGTTCATTCTTATTGCGGGCATGGGGTAGTAATTTTGGAGTTTCCCTCTTTGCCTACAACCGACTTGACCTCCAGAACTTAATAAATGCTGTAAATATTCTTGTTCAGGTAGGCCTAATTGTACTGTTATTCAGGTTTTACTCCCCCAGTCTGGTTTACATCGGATTAGCTTATTTAATTGGGGCTGCAGTTGCTTTCATTTTAACTATCGTTTTCTCACGCAAAATAAATCCCCATTTAAAGGTAAATATAAAAGATTTCCGTAGATCGAAGGTCAATGAGATTACAGAAATGGGTGGCTGGGTCATAATTAACCAGATAGGCTCGTTATTATTTCTCCAGATAGATCTAATAGTTGTGAACAAATTATTTGGCGCTGTTGCAGGTGGAGAATATTCAGTCGTACTGACATGGAGCATGATGCTGCGTACAGTTGCAGGAATGCTTGTGGGAGTTCTTACACCTGTGATTCTCACTTATTACGCAAAGGGAAAAATCGATGAACTGATAAATATATCAAAAAGTACTGTAAAGTTTACAGGTCTTGCTATGGCACTACCGATAGGCTACATATGCGGTTTTGCTCCTCAACTTCTTACACTGTGGGTAGGCCCGGAGTTTGCAAAACTCTCTCTATTGATGATCTTAATGCTATCTCATCTTGTAATTAACCTGCCAGTAATGCTCCTCTTTGCAATTAATGTGGCATATAATAAAGTAAGGATTCCAGGTATTGTCACATTTGTTATGGGGATAGGAAATATTTTGCTGGCAGTAATAATTCCCTACTTAACCGGTTGGAATTATTACGGAGTTGCTTTGGCAGGAGCTATTATGTTAACGCTTAAAAATGCGTTTTTTACTACATGGTATGCTACCAAAGTACTTGGGATCTCCAAGACTACGTTTATGAACTCTATGATTCCAGGAGTAGTTGCTATGATTATAACTGGAGTAGTAACTAGTCTAATCGCAAATTATTTTCAAATGTCAAGCATAATTTCGTTATTAATCTGTGGGATTATTTTGACTGCAGTTTATATGTCAGTAGTATGGAAATTTGGACTCAAGCAGTTCGAAAAGCAGATTGCAGGATCATTGATACCAGTAAAAATAAGGAGCAGGTTGAGCCATGAAGCCAAATGTGATCGATGA
- a CDS encoding DUF1616 domain-containing protein — protein sequence MTGKKNSSDILTVIGLVILTDLFVLTPGLSDTVLRNILGLPLVLFLPGYALIAALFPAKSDLDGIERTALSFGLSIAVVPLIGLGLNYTPWGIRLLPILISLSIFTFAMCGLAYIRRAKLPEADAFEVPFRKMALELKAEILDKPESGLDKTLTIILVLSILLSVATLFYVVITPKEGEHFTEFYLLGPEGMADNYPTNYTLGESGTVIVGVVNHEYRPVNYTMEVRLENQSLPLPEDMQQVTLAHNETWEKPLTLTPPVAGKDMKLDFLLFNETDKNTPYRDLHLWINVNSTAS from the coding sequence ATGACAGGAAAAAAAAATTCATCAGACATCTTGACCGTTATTGGGCTTGTGATCCTTACCGATCTCTTTGTACTTACGCCCGGATTAAGTGACACTGTGCTCCGTAATATACTGGGCCTGCCCCTCGTACTTTTCCTGCCCGGGTATGCCCTGATTGCTGCACTTTTTCCTGCAAAATCCGACCTTGACGGGATCGAAAGGACCGCACTTTCCTTTGGACTGAGCATTGCAGTCGTGCCCCTGATCGGCCTCGGCCTTAACTATACTCCCTGGGGAATAAGGCTCCTGCCAATCCTGATAAGCCTGTCAATATTCACATTTGCAATGTGCGGGCTTGCATACATAAGGCGAGCAAAGCTTCCCGAAGCCGATGCATTTGAGGTGCCCTTCAGAAAAATGGCGCTAGAGCTTAAAGCCGAAATTCTGGATAAACCTGAATCGGGACTGGACAAAACTCTCACCATTATTCTGGTCCTGTCCATCCTCCTCTCGGTCGCAACCCTTTTTTATGTAGTTATCACCCCAAAAGAAGGGGAACACTTCACAGAGTTCTATCTTCTGGGGCCTGAAGGGATGGCTGACAATTACCCGACAAATTACACACTCGGAGAGAGTGGAACAGTAATTGTTGGAGTCGTAAACCACGAGTACAGACCAGTAAATTATACAATGGAAGTTAGACTTGAAAACCAGTCTCTGCCTCTGCCCGAAGATATGCAGCAGGTCACGCTTGCCCATAACGAGACCTGGGAAAAGCCTCTGACGCTCACGCCTCCTGTCGCGGGAAAGGATATGAAGCTTGATTTCCTGCTCTTCAACGAGACCGACAAAAACACACCCTACCGGGACCTCCACCTCTGGATAAATGTAAATTCAACAGCTAGTTAA
- a CDS encoding nucleotide sugar dehydrogenase — protein sequence MSSQIKNNFISPKGLQNERGSLIDLTSRITDYSISPDGEKFPLPEPEDYKEEFKRIESLVDQARKEGKEIVVVMGVGFVGAVMAAIIADTKNENENYSKFVIGCQRPSTRSYWKIPLLNRGQSPVKSEDKEVDEIIKRCVLETKTLVATYTNECLKLADVVVVDIQCDYIKCELGNVRSGETDMAALEASMKMIGENIRPDCFVLIETTVAPGTTEFVALPLLKKAFYKRGIDSTPLLAHSYERIMPGKNYVASVRDYWRVCAGCTDEAKVKVEKFLREVINTKDYPLTVMDRPIESETAKIIENSYRATILAFLNEWSLFSERNGVDIIKVIDAIKMRPTHSNMIFPGPGIGGYCLPKDGGLGYWAYKHILGFEDGDDVFKITPTAIDINDTRALHVAELTRDALRNMDRYIAGADVLICGASYRQDVGDTRYSGSEIVVRKLTEMGAEMRVHDPYVDHWYEMESQDTYPVSGQSKKRFFRNQDGLTELKMETDFSTAIKGVEALIFAVPHNQYLTLEPETIVKMAGGPIAVIDCFGILSDEKIRRYFELGCEVKALGRGHIQRIKKEVQKSKFQKQTSKVSLVSQVYNKGSFEK from the coding sequence ATGTCTTCTCAAATTAAAAATAATTTTATTAGCCCAAAAGGTCTCCAGAATGAAAGGGGCTCACTCATAGATCTTACTTCTCGTATTACAGACTACTCGATTAGCCCGGATGGAGAAAAATTTCCATTACCTGAACCTGAAGATTATAAGGAAGAATTCAAAAGAATTGAATCCCTCGTGGATCAGGCCCGGAAAGAAGGAAAAGAAATTGTTGTCGTAATGGGAGTGGGATTCGTCGGAGCCGTCATGGCTGCAATTATCGCAGACACGAAAAACGAAAACGAGAACTACAGCAAATTTGTAATCGGCTGCCAGAGACCAAGCACCCGCAGCTACTGGAAAATCCCCCTGCTCAACAGAGGACAATCTCCTGTAAAATCAGAAGACAAAGAAGTAGACGAGATAATAAAGCGCTGCGTGCTTGAAACAAAAACACTTGTTGCTACATACACAAATGAGTGCCTGAAGCTTGCTGACGTTGTTGTGGTGGATATCCAGTGCGATTATATAAAATGTGAACTTGGAAACGTCAGATCCGGAGAAACCGATATGGCAGCCCTTGAGGCTTCTATGAAAATGATCGGAGAAAACATACGTCCGGACTGCTTTGTCCTGATCGAAACGACCGTTGCTCCGGGAACTACCGAATTCGTTGCCCTTCCCCTCCTGAAAAAAGCCTTCTACAAGCGTGGAATCGATTCAACCCCTCTGCTTGCACATAGTTATGAGCGAATCATGCCAGGAAAAAATTATGTTGCGAGTGTACGTGATTACTGGAGAGTCTGTGCCGGCTGTACTGATGAAGCAAAAGTAAAGGTTGAAAAGTTCCTCAGGGAAGTAATCAACACAAAAGACTATCCTCTGACAGTGATGGACAGGCCTATTGAGTCCGAAACCGCGAAAATTATTGAAAATTCATACCGTGCAACAATACTCGCATTCCTCAATGAATGGAGCCTCTTTTCTGAAAGAAACGGCGTGGATATCATAAAAGTTATAGATGCAATAAAAATGCGTCCAACCCACAGCAACATGATCTTTCCAGGACCGGGAATCGGAGGTTACTGCCTTCCGAAAGACGGAGGTCTGGGGTACTGGGCATACAAGCACATCCTTGGTTTTGAAGATGGAGATGATGTTTTTAAGATTACTCCCACAGCGATTGACATCAACGACACAAGAGCCCTTCATGTAGCCGAACTTACAAGGGACGCTCTCCGAAACATGGACCGGTACATTGCCGGAGCAGATGTCCTGATCTGCGGAGCCAGCTACAGGCAGGACGTCGGGGATACCAGATACAGTGGAAGCGAGATTGTCGTAAGGAAACTTACGGAAATGGGCGCTGAAATGCGCGTTCACGACCCATACGTAGACCACTGGTACGAGATGGAAAGCCAGGACACATATCCAGTATCCGGTCAGTCCAAGAAGCGTTTCTTCAGAAACCAGGATGGTTTGACAGAACTAAAAATGGAAACTGACTTTTCAACAGCTATTAAAGGCGTAGAAGCCTTGATTTTCGCAGTCCCACATAATCAATATCTGACTCTTGAGCCGGAAACTATTGTAAAAATGGCAGGCGGGCCTATTGCAGTGATTGACTGCTTCGGAATATTATCTGACGAAAAAATAAGAAGATACTTCGAACTTGGCTGCGAAGTCAAAGCTCTTGGGAGAGGCCATATCCAGAGGATTAAAAAAGAAGTACAGAAAAGCAAATTTCAAAAGCAAACTTCAAAAGTTTCCCTAGTATCACAAGTTTACAACAAGGGATCTTTTGAAAAATAA